A single genomic interval of Candidatus Bipolaricaulis anaerobius harbors:
- a CDS encoding FmdB family zinc ribbon protein encodes MPIYRYRCSRCGTEFRELRGVQDRALVRCPGCGASEVTRLLPRFGVVYKGSGFYTTDYRRARSGGASSDGATDGE; translated from the coding sequence ATGCCCATTTATCGTTACCGCTGCTCCCGCTGTGGTACCGAGTTTCGCGAGCTGCGTGGGGTTCAGGATCGGGCCCTCGTGCGGTGCCCCGGGTGCGGCGCATCGGAGGTGACGCGGCTCCTGCCGCGGTTCGGCGTTGTGTACAAGGGGAGTGGGTTCTATACGACGGATTACCGACGGGCGCGGTCGGGGGGCGCTTCGTCCGACGGTGCGACGGATGGGGAGTAG
- the hpf gene encoding ribosome hibernation-promoting factor, HPF/YfiA family encodes MRLHVEERYASDSDAVPKYVAKKVEALSRYFDRILKLDVILEVEGPLQRVQMMGYLVNHKVVKAKAETNDMYASIDQAVDKMQRQLVRYKERLRVSRKTGHTPPAGRKVTSGPQIELVDDYVREPLTPEAAVRELERSGREFLVFFQADDDQPAVLFHRGDGLYGLVVPRR; translated from the coding sequence ATGAGGCTGCACGTCGAGGAACGTTATGCTTCGGATTCGGATGCCGTCCCCAAATACGTCGCGAAGAAGGTAGAAGCCCTCTCCCGCTACTTCGATCGGATCCTCAAGTTGGACGTCATCTTGGAGGTCGAAGGGCCGCTGCAGCGGGTGCAGATGATGGGGTACCTCGTCAACCACAAGGTGGTCAAGGCCAAGGCGGAGACGAACGACATGTACGCCTCCATTGACCAAGCGGTGGACAAGATGCAGCGCCAGCTCGTGCGGTACAAGGAGCGCCTGCGGGTGTCGCGCAAGACCGGGCATACGCCGCCCGCGGGGCGCAAGGTCACGTCGGGGCCGCAGATCGAGCTCGTGGACGACTACGTACGGGAGCCCCTCACCCCGGAGGCGGCGGTGCGCGAGCTCGAGCGAAGTGGGCGGGAGTTCCTCGTGTTCTTCCAGGCTGACGACGACCAGCCCGCGGTCCTGTTTCACCGCGGGGACGGCCTGTACGGCCTCGTGGTCCCCCGCCGCTAG
- a CDS encoding ATP-binding protein, translating into MSVLNLGPELTVPLEEVVGQCVAILGIRGSGKSNTAGVIFEELLEAHYPLSLIDIDGEYFGLKEKYEVLVVGGGDHADVELSMATVGEVANLSLHEGVPVILDVSDMLGGEREAVVFDYLTRLWSLAGRLRTPYLIGIEECHEFIPQGVRTRLKDVIARIALRGRKRGLGAVVISQRSAKVEKDVLTQAGMLFLHRVVHEADMRVYGELLPWRKPEAKEIVSHLGIGECIFLSGTVARKVKVRLRTTFHGGYTPSFCPVESPKLRQVRGRLLEALARAQDAASRPPAEAPAPLALPPAPEWDRAPDAPSIVGSTDLPLPVLVRVDRLLRRLRRLPPVQQRVVGFLVREEPTAYTTDELAAWVDCPEALLRVEPPVAALDLGLVACERLARGITYRGMVRQYVDEAFRGFIPSLGPEGTRQLVAYLRRQIADLAPVERDLAYTP; encoded by the coding sequence ATGAGCGTCCTCAACCTTGGCCCGGAGTTGACTGTCCCCCTCGAAGAGGTCGTCGGCCAGTGCGTCGCGATCCTCGGCATCCGCGGTTCCGGCAAGTCCAACACCGCAGGGGTGATCTTCGAGGAGCTCCTCGAAGCCCATTACCCGCTGTCCCTCATCGACATCGACGGCGAGTACTTCGGCCTCAAGGAGAAGTACGAGGTCCTCGTCGTCGGGGGGGGTGACCACGCCGATGTGGAGCTGAGCATGGCCACTGTGGGCGAGGTGGCGAACCTGTCCCTCCACGAGGGGGTCCCGGTGATCCTCGATGTGTCCGACATGCTCGGCGGGGAGCGGGAGGCGGTGGTCTTCGACTACCTGACCCGGCTCTGGTCCCTCGCGGGCCGGCTGCGGACCCCATACCTGATCGGGATCGAGGAGTGCCACGAGTTCATCCCCCAGGGGGTGCGGACCCGGCTCAAGGACGTCATCGCCCGCATCGCCCTCCGTGGCCGGAAGCGGGGGCTGGGGGCAGTGGTGATCTCCCAGCGCTCGGCGAAGGTGGAGAAGGATGTGCTCACCCAGGCGGGGATGCTGTTCCTCCACCGGGTGGTCCACGAGGCGGACATGCGCGTGTACGGGGAGCTCCTGCCCTGGCGGAAGCCCGAGGCGAAGGAGATCGTGTCCCACCTCGGGATCGGCGAGTGCATCTTCCTCTCCGGCACCGTGGCCCGTAAGGTGAAGGTGCGCCTGCGGACTACGTTCCACGGCGGGTACACCCCGTCATTTTGCCCCGTGGAGTCCCCCAAGCTGCGCCAGGTACGGGGCCGGCTCCTCGAGGCCCTCGCCCGGGCGCAGGACGCGGCCTCGCGCCCTCCCGCGGAGGCCCCGGCGCCGCTCGCGCTGCCCCCTGCCCCGGAGTGGGACCGCGCCCCCGATGCCCCCTCCATCGTGGGGAGCACGGACCTCCCCCTGCCGGTCCTCGTCCGGGTGGATCGGCTGCTTCGTCGTCTCCGCCGCTTGCCTCCAGTCCAGCAGCGGGTGGTAGGGTTCCTCGTTCGCGAGGAGCCCACCGCCTACACCACGGACGAGCTCGCGGCGTGGGTGGACTGCCCGGAGGCCCTCCTCCGGGTGGAGCCGCCGGTGGCCGCGCTCGACCTCGGCTTGGTGGCCTGCGAACGCCTGGCGCGGGGCATCACCTACCGGGGGATGGTGCGCCAGTATGTCGACGAGGCGTTCCGCGGGTTCATCCCGAGCCTCGGTCCGGAGGGGACGCGACAGCTGGTTGCCTATCTCCGTCGGCAGATTGCCGACCTCGCCCCCGTTGAACGTGATTTAGCTTACACCCCTTGA
- the frr gene encoding ribosome recycling factor, whose amino-acid sequence MEHELMRGARERMVRTLDVLQAELTKIHTGRANPALVENVTVDYYGTPTPLKHVAHIVAPDPDLITIRPFDRAQIPALEKAVLAADLGLNPQNDGQVIRIKIPRLSEERRTELVKIVGKRAEEAKVALRNVRREVREKLEAEKKDGRLAEDDHHRLQKALDDLTTEYVKRVDELVEKKAQEMRTL is encoded by the coding sequence ATGGAACATGAACTCATGCGAGGGGCACGGGAACGGATGGTGCGGACTCTGGATGTGCTACAGGCCGAGCTCACCAAGATCCATACCGGACGGGCCAACCCCGCGCTCGTGGAGAACGTGACGGTCGACTACTACGGGACCCCCACCCCGCTCAAGCACGTGGCGCACATCGTGGCCCCCGATCCCGATCTCATCACGATCCGCCCGTTCGACCGCGCCCAGATCCCCGCCCTCGAGAAGGCCGTCCTCGCCGCCGACCTCGGCCTCAACCCCCAGAACGACGGGCAGGTGATCCGGATCAAGATCCCCCGCCTGTCCGAGGAGCGCCGCACCGAGCTCGTGAAGATCGTCGGGAAGAGGGCCGAGGAGGCGAAGGTCGCCCTCCGCAACGTGCGGCGCGAGGTGCGGGAGAAGCTCGAGGCCGAGAAGAAGGACGGCCGGCTGGCGGAGGACGACCATCATCGGTTGCAGAAGGCCCTCGACGACCTCACGACCGAGTACGTGAAGCGGGTGGACGAACTCGTGGAGAAGAAGGCGCAGGAGATGCGCACCCTGTGA
- the tyrS gene encoding tyrosine--tRNA ligase, protein MDLRTEVERQLAVMERNAETLLPRDELAQKIEWSLRQGRPLRVKLGIDPSASQLTFGHAVVLRKLREFQELGHTAVLVVGDFTRRIGDPSGKSKTREPMSPEEIERNMRTYREQAFRILDPRQAEVRYNSEWLEKLTLAQVIGLTARYTVARMLEREDFQRRFREGSAITIMEFLYPLAQAYDSVVVRADVELGGSDQRFNLLIGRDIQEAYGQDPQVILTMPLLLGTDGTFAMSQSRGNYIGVGEEPEEQFGKIMSLPDELMPQYYQLLTDIPWEEVASLHPKEAKKRLAATLVGWLHGEDGARRGKEHFERVFEEEQPPEEMPEVAVGDLLDADGTANIVDLLIAAGLASSRSAARRLVEGGAVELNGDKISSPRDRVAVRTGAVLRAGKLRFVRLKP, encoded by the coding sequence ATGGATCTACGGACTGAAGTGGAACGACAACTGGCGGTGATGGAGCGGAACGCGGAAACCCTCCTTCCCCGAGACGAACTGGCCCAGAAAATCGAATGGTCGCTCCGCCAGGGGAGGCCACTGCGGGTCAAGCTCGGCATTGACCCGTCCGCCTCTCAGCTCACGTTCGGGCACGCTGTCGTGCTGCGGAAGCTGAGGGAGTTCCAGGAGTTGGGACACACCGCGGTCCTCGTGGTGGGGGACTTCACCCGCCGCATCGGCGATCCGTCGGGGAAGTCCAAGACGCGGGAGCCAATGTCGCCGGAGGAGATCGAGCGCAACATGCGCACCTACCGGGAGCAGGCGTTCCGGATCCTCGATCCCCGGCAAGCGGAGGTCCGCTACAACTCGGAGTGGTTGGAGAAGCTGACCCTGGCTCAGGTGATCGGGCTCACCGCCCGGTACACGGTGGCGCGGATGCTGGAGCGGGAGGACTTTCAGCGTCGGTTCCGCGAGGGGTCAGCGATCACGATCATGGAGTTCCTCTACCCTCTCGCCCAGGCCTACGACTCGGTGGTGGTGCGGGCCGACGTCGAGCTCGGCGGATCCGATCAGAGGTTCAACCTCCTCATCGGCCGCGATATTCAGGAGGCCTACGGCCAGGATCCCCAGGTCATCCTCACGATGCCCCTCCTCCTCGGGACCGATGGCACATTCGCCATGTCCCAGTCCCGCGGGAACTACATCGGGGTCGGGGAGGAGCCGGAGGAACAGTTCGGGAAGATCATGTCGCTCCCCGACGAGCTCATGCCCCAGTACTACCAGCTCCTGACCGATATCCCCTGGGAGGAGGTCGCCTCGTTGCATCCGAAGGAGGCGAAGAAGAGGCTCGCCGCGACCCTCGTTGGGTGGCTGCACGGCGAGGACGGGGCGCGGCGGGGCAAGGAGCACTTCGAGCGGGTGTTCGAGGAGGAGCAGCCGCCGGAGGAGATGCCGGAGGTCGCGGTGGGGGACCTGCTCGATGCCGACGGGACGGCGAACATCGTGGATCTCCTCATCGCGGCGGGGCTGGCCTCCTCGCGGTCCGCGGCGCGGCGGCTCGTGGAGGGAGGGGCGGTGGAGCTCAATGGGGACAAGATCTCCTCTCCGCGGGACCGGGTTGCGGTGCGGACGGGAGCGGTCCTCCGGGCGGGGAAGCTCCGCTTCGTCCGCCTCAAACCCTAG
- a CDS encoding right-handed parallel beta-helix repeat-containing protein, with the protein MRDVTRILRWVALGLVAVLLVSCARPGEDEGVPCTISLRPGEEIQAALDLAPPGAVICLGAGTWTESLRVTKPATLRGAGPTKTIVRSAQLGHPALTIEGPLAGEGTVVIVGIKFSEASGAAGLLVAGEATVEVERSAFSENRGPGVALHDRALVSVHSSTISANTGYGVHIQGQVQATLDGVTIADNRSSGVWLADTARLILTQSTVTRCEGHGLWIRDESHLTATGSTISSCEGYGLWVRDQASADLTRCTIAGHRDAGVWAEDAAEVTLTSSTVEGTWDGIVAREASSLRLAGCTVSRVRWDGIKLQGTAVGSIVASTISGGRGVGISVRGAAHAEIRDNRIEGWTAQGILSLSRIPPSGGGNRMQGNGVDLVGNLPGSLRAPLVAASREEVRFPSRDYATIQEAADALLPGGKLVLAEGIYPAGVTLGKPIRIEAEGIVLLTAKATRESAVVSLVGGADLALTGVAVGYGSEGLVMDADARAVVTDCVLSDNLRGIHAVGDTALELLRCRLSRNEQGGIWLGEQATATVRETVFTQNEVWGIGLGETAAAVITDCLVTESGGSGGIALRDSAQAEIVGNSIVGSKGAGIALYHGYCIGAGYVFTGRVRGGANTIRDNAKGDVCPADLAFLAGEWGELDWRQED; encoded by the coding sequence ATGCGCGACGTGACACGGATCCTCCGGTGGGTGGCGCTCGGCCTCGTGGCCGTCCTCCTCGTCTCCTGCGCCCGTCCGGGGGAAGACGAAGGCGTCCCGTGCACGATCTCCCTGCGGCCGGGGGAAGAGATCCAGGCCGCGCTCGACCTCGCCCCACCGGGAGCGGTGATCTGCCTCGGGGCCGGCACGTGGACGGAGAGCCTCCGGGTGACGAAGCCCGCTACCCTCCGCGGGGCGGGACCCACGAAGACCATCGTCCGCAGCGCCCAACTGGGCCATCCCGCCCTCACGATCGAGGGTCCCCTCGCGGGCGAGGGGACGGTCGTCATCGTTGGGATCAAGTTCAGCGAGGCAAGCGGGGCCGCCGGCCTCCTCGTGGCCGGGGAGGCCACGGTGGAGGTCGAGCGCTCCGCCTTCTCCGAAAACCGCGGGCCAGGGGTCGCACTCCACGATAGGGCGTTGGTGTCGGTCCACAGCTCCACGATCAGCGCCAACACCGGGTACGGCGTGCACATCCAAGGCCAGGTCCAAGCAACCCTGGACGGAGTCACGATCGCGGACAACCGCTCGAGCGGGGTTTGGCTCGCCGACACGGCCCGGCTCATCCTCACCCAGTCCACCGTGACCCGCTGTGAAGGTCACGGCCTGTGGATCCGCGACGAGAGCCATCTCACCGCAACCGGGTCCACCATTTCGTCCTGTGAGGGCTACGGGCTGTGGGTCCGCGACCAGGCGTCCGCCGACCTGACCAGGTGCACGATCGCTGGGCACCGCGACGCCGGGGTGTGGGCTGAGGATGCGGCGGAGGTGACCCTTACCTCGTCCACGGTCGAGGGGACGTGGGACGGCATCGTGGCCCGCGAAGCGTCCTCCCTCCGCCTCGCTGGCTGCACCGTCTCCCGCGTCCGGTGGGATGGGATCAAACTCCAAGGCACAGCGGTGGGGTCCATCGTCGCGTCCACCATCTCCGGAGGGCGGGGAGTGGGGATCTCCGTGCGGGGCGCGGCCCACGCGGAGATCCGCGACAACCGGATCGAGGGGTGGACCGCCCAGGGGATCCTGTCCCTGTCCCGCATTCCCCCGTCGGGGGGAGGGAACCGGATGCAGGGAAACGGGGTGGACCTCGTGGGGAACCTCCCCGGCTCGCTGCGGGCGCCCCTTGTCGCGGCGTCCCGGGAGGAAGTCCGTTTCCCCAGCCGCGACTACGCCACGATCCAGGAAGCGGCCGACGCGCTCCTCCCCGGAGGAAAGCTCGTCCTCGCCGAGGGCATCTACCCGGCGGGGGTCACGCTCGGAAAACCGATCCGCATCGAAGCGGAGGGGATCGTCCTCCTCACCGCGAAGGCCACCCGCGAGTCGGCGGTGGTGTCCCTCGTCGGCGGGGCCGACCTCGCCCTGACGGGGGTGGCCGTGGGATACGGATCGGAGGGGCTGGTGATGGACGCCGATGCCCGCGCCGTCGTCACCGACTGTGTCCTATCCGACAACCTGCGCGGGATCCACGCGGTGGGGGACACGGCCCTGGAGCTCCTGCGGTGCCGGCTATCCCGCAACGAGCAGGGCGGGATATGGCTAGGGGAACAGGCCACCGCCACCGTGCGCGAGACCGTGTTCACCCAGAACGAAGTGTGGGGGATCGGCCTCGGGGAGACGGCCGCGGCCGTGATCACGGACTGCCTCGTCACCGAGAGCGGCGGGAGCGGGGGCATCGCCCTTCGCGATTCCGCCCAGGCCGAGATCGTGGGGAACTCCATCGTCGGGAGCAAGGGGGCAGGGATCGCCCTGTACCACGGATACTGCATCGGAGCAGGGTACGTCTTCACCGGGCGCGTCCGCGGCGGGGCCAACACCATCCGCGACAACGCCAAGGGGGACGTCTGTCCGGCCGACCTCGCGTTCCTCGCTGGGGAATGGGGCGAGCTCGACTGGCGCCAGGAGGATTGA
- the gyrA gene encoding DNA gyrase subunit A — translation MPERIEPAFIEDEMEQSYIDYAVSVIRARAVPDVRDGLKPVQRRILYGFRELGLLPGKPPRKAARIVGEVMGKFHPHGDMAVYEAMVGLAQDFSTRYPLVDGQGNFGSVDGDEPAAMRYTEARLAPIAREFLDELDEETVDFLPNFDGSLEEPEVLPARFPHLLANGAWGISVGMTTQIPPHNLGELIAATLYVLDHPDATVDELLPLIPGPDFPTGGIIVGRDGIRAAYETGEGRLTLRARAFVEDERIVITEIPYQVRKSAIIENIAAKVKDGSLEGIADLRDESDREGLRVVIELKRGVDGHRILPRLLKLTPLERTFACHFLVIQDGGPRTLSLPEILKAFLSFRRTTVRRRTEHRLRVAQERAHLLTGFKLALENLDQVIEIIRSASEPAEAEALLAAEIGLSPKQADAVLKMRLSQLTKLERRKVEEELTELATKIGEYEAVLGDPGRLDALIRDELQEIARQYGDGRRTTIVESSEEVELAALDAPRLDVILCVTGKGYVNTTGCEAYRAQGRGGKGVIGIRPKEGDYLRTMVTAHTHQDLLVFTDRGRVFKLPLARLEPGDRDSVGKNLRQFLEMGLDEEIRAVLPVDGYDGGYALLATREGIVNRNALSDYANAHTKGILAHSIPDEDRLVDVAITHGGGQMVLATAGGHVIRFPEEQVRVTRRPSKGVIGIRLAAGDRVVGMVWLPPAETEKRLLFVTEMGQGKRVELSDLPLQGRGGRGVIGIKLDGHGGPLVTAILVAEDDEVALSTAGGKVIRFPAAQVSTFSRYARGVRLIQVEPEDRVVSAVVV, via the coding sequence ATGCCTGAACGGATTGAACCCGCGTTCATTGAAGACGAGATGGAGCAGTCGTACATCGACTACGCTGTCTCCGTCATCCGGGCCCGCGCCGTCCCCGACGTCCGCGATGGACTGAAGCCGGTGCAACGCCGGATTCTCTATGGATTCAGGGAGCTCGGGCTCCTGCCGGGGAAGCCTCCCCGCAAGGCGGCGCGCATCGTGGGGGAGGTGATGGGGAAGTTCCACCCCCACGGGGACATGGCGGTCTACGAGGCGATGGTCGGCCTCGCCCAGGACTTCTCCACCCGCTACCCGCTCGTGGACGGGCAGGGGAACTTCGGATCGGTGGACGGGGACGAACCGGCGGCGATGCGGTACACGGAGGCGCGCCTCGCCCCGATCGCGCGGGAGTTCCTCGACGAGCTCGATGAGGAGACGGTGGACTTCCTCCCCAACTTCGATGGCTCGCTCGAGGAGCCGGAGGTCCTCCCCGCCCGGTTCCCGCACCTTCTTGCCAATGGGGCGTGGGGGATCTCGGTCGGGATGACGACCCAGATCCCGCCCCACAACCTGGGGGAGCTGATCGCGGCCACGCTGTACGTCCTCGACCATCCCGATGCCACGGTGGACGAGCTCCTCCCCCTCATCCCGGGGCCGGACTTCCCGACGGGGGGGATCATCGTCGGCCGGGATGGGATCCGCGCTGCCTACGAGACTGGGGAAGGGAGGCTCACCCTCCGCGCGCGGGCGTTCGTGGAGGACGAGCGGATCGTGATCACGGAGATCCCGTACCAGGTGCGCAAATCCGCCATCATAGAGAACATCGCGGCCAAGGTCAAGGATGGGAGCCTCGAGGGCATCGCGGACCTCCGCGATGAGTCGGACCGGGAGGGGCTGCGGGTCGTGATCGAGCTCAAGCGAGGGGTGGATGGGCACCGGATCCTGCCGCGCTTGCTCAAGCTGACCCCGCTCGAGCGCACGTTCGCGTGCCACTTCCTCGTCATCCAAGATGGGGGCCCGCGCACGCTCTCCCTCCCCGAGATCCTGAAGGCGTTCCTCTCCTTCCGGCGGACGACGGTGCGGCGGCGGACCGAGCATCGCCTCCGGGTCGCCCAGGAACGGGCCCACCTCCTCACCGGGTTCAAGCTCGCCCTGGAGAACCTCGACCAGGTGATCGAGATCATCCGCAGCGCGTCCGAACCGGCGGAGGCGGAGGCCCTCCTCGCCGCCGAGATCGGCCTCTCCCCCAAGCAGGCGGATGCTGTCCTCAAGATGCGCCTCTCCCAGCTCACGAAGCTCGAACGGCGCAAGGTCGAGGAGGAGCTGACCGAGCTCGCGACGAAGATCGGGGAATACGAGGCCGTGCTCGGCGATCCCGGCCGGCTGGACGCCCTCATCCGCGATGAGCTCCAGGAGATCGCCCGCCAGTATGGGGATGGGCGGAGGACGACGATCGTCGAGTCGTCGGAGGAGGTCGAGCTCGCTGCCCTCGATGCTCCCCGCCTCGACGTGATCCTGTGTGTGACGGGCAAGGGATACGTGAACACCACCGGCTGCGAGGCGTACCGCGCCCAGGGGCGGGGCGGGAAGGGCGTGATCGGGATCCGCCCCAAGGAGGGGGACTACCTGCGGACGATGGTCACCGCCCACACCCACCAGGACCTCCTCGTGTTCACCGACCGCGGCCGCGTGTTCAAGCTCCCCCTCGCGCGCCTCGAGCCGGGCGACCGCGACTCGGTGGGGAAGAACCTGCGCCAGTTCTTGGAGATGGGCCTGGACGAGGAGATCCGCGCCGTGCTCCCCGTGGATGGCTATGACGGTGGATACGCCCTGCTCGCTACCCGCGAGGGGATCGTGAACCGCAACGCCCTCTCCGATTACGCCAACGCCCACACGAAGGGGATCCTCGCCCACTCGATCCCCGACGAGGACCGCCTCGTGGACGTGGCGATCACCCATGGGGGTGGGCAGATGGTCCTCGCCACGGCAGGCGGGCACGTGATCCGCTTCCCGGAAGAGCAGGTGCGCGTCACGCGGCGGCCGTCAAAGGGCGTGATCGGGATCCGCCTCGCCGCGGGGGACCGCGTGGTGGGGATGGTGTGGCTCCCCCCCGCTGAGACGGAGAAGCGGCTCCTCTTCGTGACGGAGATGGGACAGGGGAAGCGCGTGGAGCTATCCGATCTCCCCCTCCAGGGCCGTGGCGGACGGGGGGTCATCGGGATCAAGCTCGACGGCCATGGCGGGCCGCTCGTCACGGCGATCCTCGTCGCCGAAGACGACGAGGTGGCGCTGTCCACGGCGGGGGGGAAGGTGATCCGGTTCCCCGCGGCCCAGGTGAGCACGTTCTCCCGCTACGCGCGGGGGGTGCGCCTGATCCAGGTCGAGCCCGAGGACCGGGTGGTGTCGGCGGTGGTGGTGTGA
- a CDS encoding CCA tRNA nucleotidyltransferase, with translation MRLRMDRLLADHPFAGEILRRLEEAGHTVVLVGGVVRDALLAAQRGEEFVAQDVDIATSASPEEVRKLFADWHVLSVGQSFGVVVLVAPRGGQQYEVATFRTEDGYSDGRRPDRVEWGTLEKDVQRRDFTVNGLVATVEGEVLDWVGGIPDLAAGVVRAIGDPAARFAEDRLRMLRAVRFACQLGFTIEGATAAAIRTHAPRITSVSWERIRDELLRILATPRSGEGILLLDDLGLLEPILPEIAALRGVPQPEAYHPEGDVFTHTVAALRVADGLWDDPRLKLAVLYHDVGKPVALARSGGENMGGHCGIGADIAAQALTRLRLPKRDVEWVVHLVREHMRVARLPEMGLGKQVRLLGVGEDERAPSGDLPRRYPLFADLLRLVVCDAEASAHRARAWHPLLARTVGLLVHLRRVCGIRYARELFTGDDLLAMGLPPGPQLGEILDRVQERILSGEIATRDEALGYAAELVRGQR, from the coding sequence ATGCGCCTGCGGATGGATCGTCTGCTTGCCGACCACCCGTTTGCGGGGGAGATCCTCCGCCGCCTGGAGGAGGCCGGGCATACGGTGGTCCTCGTGGGGGGCGTTGTGCGCGATGCTCTCCTCGCCGCGCAGCGGGGGGAGGAGTTCGTGGCCCAGGACGTGGACATCGCCACCTCGGCCTCCCCGGAGGAGGTGCGGAAGCTTTTCGCTGACTGGCACGTTCTCTCCGTGGGTCAGAGCTTCGGCGTCGTCGTCCTCGTGGCGCCCCGCGGGGGACAGCAGTACGAGGTGGCCACGTTCCGCACCGAGGATGGGTACAGCGATGGACGGCGGCCCGACCGCGTTGAGTGGGGGACTCTTGAGAAGGACGTGCAGCGCCGGGACTTCACCGTGAACGGCCTCGTCGCCACGGTGGAGGGGGAGGTCCTGGATTGGGTGGGGGGGATCCCCGATCTCGCGGCGGGCGTCGTGCGGGCGATCGGCGACCCGGCGGCGCGGTTCGCGGAGGACCGCCTGCGGATGCTGCGCGCGGTGCGGTTCGCGTGCCAACTCGGGTTCACGATCGAGGGGGCTACCGCTGCCGCGATCCGGACCCATGCCCCGCGGATCACGTCCGTATCCTGGGAGCGGATCCGCGACGAGCTCCTCCGCATCCTCGCCACCCCCCGTTCGGGGGAGGGGATCCTCCTCCTCGACGACCTGGGCCTGCTTGAGCCCATCCTCCCCGAGATCGCGGCCCTGCGGGGCGTGCCCCAGCCCGAGGCGTACCACCCCGAGGGCGATGTGTTCACCCACACCGTGGCCGCCCTGCGCGTGGCGGATGGGCTGTGGGACGATCCCCGGCTCAAGTTGGCCGTGCTCTACCACGATGTGGGGAAGCCCGTCGCGTTGGCACGGTCGGGGGGGGAGAACATGGGCGGGCACTGCGGGATTGGGGCGGACATCGCCGCCCAGGCCTTGACGCGGTTGCGGCTCCCGAAGCGGGATGTGGAGTGGGTGGTCCACCTCGTGCGGGAGCACATGCGGGTGGCGCGCCTCCCGGAGATGGGGCTCGGCAAACAGGTTCGCCTGCTGGGGGTGGGGGAGGACGAGCGAGCGCCCAGCGGGGACCTGCCCCGGCGCTACCCCCTGTTCGCCGATCTCCTCCGGCTCGTGGTGTGCGACGCCGAGGCGAGCGCCCACCGCGCGCGTGCCTGGCATCCCCTCCTCGCGCGCACCGTGGGGTTGCTCGTGCACCTCCGCCGGGTTTGCGGGATCCGCTACGCCCGCGAGCTCTTCACCGGGGACGATCTCCTCGCGATGGGCCTCCCCCCCGGGCCCCAGCTTGGGGAGATCCTGGACCGCGTCCAGGAGCGGATCCTCTCTGGTGAGATCGCGACGCGGGACGAGGCGCTGGGCTACGCTGCTGAGCTGGTGCGAGGTCAGAGGTAA